One part of the Lotus japonicus ecotype B-129 chromosome 2, LjGifu_v1.2 genome encodes these proteins:
- the LOC130740568 gene encoding scarecrow-like protein 34 — MTDPWFAEEGSILVSDPNQYASDWDAFQQYESLSANSNPVEGSVSSMSMNTVTDPSLEDTDFSETALFISQILMEENVEQSPFYDSLSLQLTEKSFHDALINPSLSPNQQHPFDFQNSETTTSNSNNSSNSSRELKPPSPDTPVSVLRDNHDFQFNSRPLHDLDSSATNLLAQDIFNDADSVSQFKRGLEEASKFLPVEPRIVTGLDSNGQPPNMLRLKNRKHHDREEESDSKEEGRRSNKRGLEEASKFLPVEPRIVTGLDSNGQPPNMLRLKNRKHHDREEESDSKEEGRRSNKQSAFSVVDEENNQDLSEMFDKVLLNLEHLPLCNEVHGSQNGEVKAEKEGEKDKSPSANGGGKGRPKKQGRSKETVDLRALLLLCSQAVYSNDNRAANEFLKQIRDHSSSYGDASQRLAHYFANGLEARLGGDGTGAQIFYSSPSSQRISTAKYLKAYQAHLSTSPFKKFAYFFANKMIMKEAAKAESLHIIDFGILYGFQWPILIKFLSERDGGPPKLKITGIEFPLPGFRPTERIDETGHRLTNYCKRFNVPFEYNAIASKNWETIEVKDLRIQTNEFVAVNCMMRFKNLLDETIEENNSPRDAVLQLIRKINPNIFTQSISNGSFNAPFFVTRFREALFHFSATFDMFDTVISRDNQWRRLIERESVGREAMNVIACEGLERVERPETYKRWQVRNTRAGFKQLPLNEGLMDKFRIKLKKWYHKDFVFDEDNNWMLQGWKGRIMYASTCWVPA; from the coding sequence ATGACAGATCCATGGTTTGCTGAAGAAGGAAGCATACTTGTCTCAGATCCAAATCAATATGCATCAGACTGGGATGCCTTTCAACAATATGAAAGCCTCTCAGCGAATTCAAACCCTGTAGAAGGTTCTGTTTCATCCATGTCCATGAACACGGTTACAGATCCTTCACTAGAAGACACCGATTTCTCAGAAACCGCCTTGTTCATCAGTCAAATCCTCATGGAAGAAAACGTTGAACAGAGTCCATTTTATGATTCACTCAGCTTGCAACTCACTGAGAAATCATTCCATGATGCTCTCATAAACCCATCTCTGTCCCCCAATCAACAACACCCCTTTGATTTTCAAAACAGTGAAACCACCACCAGCAACAGCAACAATAGCAGTAACAGTTCTCGTGAGTTGAAACCCCCTTCTCCGGATACCCCTGTTTCTGTTCTTCGTGATAATCATGATTTTCAATTCAATTCCCGTCCTTTGCATGATTTGGATTCTTCTGCTACCAATTTGTTGGCACAAGATATCTTCAATGATGCAGATTCTGTTTCCCAATTCAAGAGAGGGTTAGAGGAAGCTAGCAAGTTTCTTCCGGTGGAGCCTCGGATCGTGACCGGTCTAGACTCGAATGGACAACCGCCAAACATGCTTAGGTTGAAGAATCGAAAGCATCATGATCGCGAAGAAGAAAGTGATTCTAAGGAAGAAGggaggagaagtaacaagagaGGGTTAGAGGAAGCTAGCAAGTTTCTTCCGGTGGAGCCTCGGATCGTGACCGGTCTAGACTCGAATGGACAACCGCCAAACATGCTTAGGTTGAAGAATCGAAAGCATCATGATCGCGAAGAAGAAAGTGATTCTAAGGAAGAAGGGAGGAGAAGTAACAAGCAATCAGCATTTAGTGTTGTTGATGAAGAAAACAATCAAGACCTATCAGAAATGTTTGATAAAGTGTTGCTTAATCTGGAACATTTGCCGCTGTGTAATGAAGTCCATGGCTCGCAGAATGGAGAAGTGAAAGCGGAGAAGGAAGGTGAAAAGGATAAGTCACCTTCAGCTAATGGAGGAGGGAAGGGTCGTCCTAAGAAACAAGGAAGGAGCAAGGAAACGGTGGATTTGAGGGCTCTTCTGCTTCTATGCTCACAAGCTGTTTACTCAAATGACAACAGGGCTGCGAATGAATTTCTAAAGCAGATTAGGGATCACTCTTCTTCCTATGGGGATGCATCACAAAGATTGGCTCATTACTTTGCCAATGGCCTTGAGGCGCGCTTGGGCGGTGATGGAACCGGCGCACAAATATTCTATTCCTCACCAAGCTCCCAGAGGATCTCTACTGCTAAGTATCTGAAAGCTTACCAAGCTCATCTAAGTACAAGCCCATTCAAAAAGTTTGCATATTTCTTTGCAAATAAAATGATTATGAAAGAAGCTGCAAAAGCAGAATCTCTTCATATCATTGATTTTGGTATCCTATATGGTTTCCAGTGGCCAATTCTTATTAAGTTCTTATCAGAAAGAGATGGTGGACCTCCCAAATTGAAGATCACAGGGATAGAGTTCCCTTTACCCGGATTTCGGCCCACGGAAAGAATTGATGAGACCGGTCATCGTCTCACCAACTATTGCAAGCGTTTCAATGTTCCCTTTGAGTACAATGCCATTGCATCAAAGAACTGGGAAACAATTGAAGTTAAAGACCTTAGAATTCAGACTAATGAGTTTGTTGCTGTGAATTGTATGATGAGGTTCAAGAATTTGCTGGATGAGACTATTGAAGAGAACAACAGTCCTAGAGATGCTGTTCTGCAATTAATTAGGAAGATCAATCCGAATATTTTTACTCAATCAATCTCTAATGGATCTTTCAATGCCCCTTTCTTTGTCACGCGGTTTAGGGAGGCTTTATTCCATTTTTCTGCTACTTTTGACATGTTTGACACTGTCATATCTAGGGATAACCAATGGAGGAGGTtgattgagagagagagtgtgggGCGGGAGGCTATGAATGTGATAGCATGTGAAGGTTTGGAGAGGGTTGAGAGGCCTGAGACATATAAAAGGTGGCAGGTTAGGAATACAAGGGCTGGTTTCAAGCAGCTACCCCTAAATGAGGGACTAATGGACAAATTTAGGATCAAGTTAAAGAAATGGTACCATAAGGACTTTGTCTTTGATGAAGACAACAACTGGATGCTTCAAGGTTGGAAAGGCCGCATTATGTATGCTTCCACTTGTTGGGTACCGGCTTGA
- the LOC130740570 gene encoding scarecrow-like protein 31 has product MPMNSVMDPSLEDTDFSETGKFISQILMEENVEQSPFYDSLSLQLTEKSFHDALINSSQNETTTSNNSSNTSRDLKPPSPDTPVSVLRDNHGFQFNSRAIYQPLHDLDSSATSLLAQDIFNDADSVSLFKRGLEEASKFLPVEPRIVTGLDSNGQPLNMLGLKNRKHHDREEESDSKEEGMRSNKQSAFSVVDEDNNQDLSEMFDKVLLNLEHLPMCNEYKGLQNGGVKAEKEGEKEKPPSSNGGGKGRPKKQGRSKETVDLRALLLLCSQAIYTNDNRAANEFLKQIRDHSSPYGDASQRLAHYFANGLQARLGGDGTGAQIFYSSPSSKRITAAEFLKAYQAHLSCSPFKKFAYFFANKMIMKEAAKAKTLHIIDFGILYGFQWPILIKFLSERDGGPPKLKITGIEFPLPGFRPTERIDETGRRLANYCKRFNVPFEYNAIASRNWETIRVEDLKTEANEFVAVNCMMRFENLLDETIEENCPRYAVLRLIRKINPNIFTQAISNGSFNAPFFVTRFREALFHFSSIYDMCDTVISRDNQWRMMIEREFVGREAMNVIACEGLERVERPETYKRWQVRNTKAGFKQLPLNEILMTKFRTKLKEWYHKDFVFDEDNNWMLQGWKGRILYASTCWVPAG; this is encoded by the coding sequence ATGCCAATGAACTCGGTCATGGATCCTTCTCTAGAAGACACTGATTTCTCAGAAACCGGCAAGTTCATCAGCCAAATCTTGATGGAAGAAAACGTTGAACAGAGTCCATTTTATGATTCCCTCAGCTTGCAACTCACTGAGAAATCATTCCACGATGCTCTCATCAACTCATCTCAAAATGAAACCACCACCAGCAACAATAGCAGTAACACTTCTCGTGATTTGAAACCACCTTCTCCGGATACTCCTGTTTCTGTTCTTCGTGATAATCATGGTTTTCAGTTCAACTCCCGTGCCATATATCAACCTCTGCATGATTTGGATTCTTCTGCTACCAGTTTGTTGGCACAAGATATCTTCAATGATGCAGATTCTGTTTCTCTATTCAAGAGAGGGTTAGAGGAAGCTAGCAAGTTTCTTCCGGTGGAGCCTCGGATCGTGACCGGTCTAGACTCTAATGGACAACCGCTAAACATGCTTGGATTGAAGAATCGAAAGCATCATGATCGCGAAGAAGAAAGTGATTCTAAGGAAGAGGGGATGAGAAGTAACAAGCAATCAGCATTTAGTGTTGTTGATGAGGATAACAATCAAGACCTATCAGAAATGTTTGATAAAGTGTTGCTTAATCTGGAACATTTGCCAATGTGTAATGAATACAAAGGGTTGCAGAATGGAGGAGTGAAAGCGGAGAAGGAAGGCGAAAAGGAAAAGCCACCTTCATCTAATGGAGGAGGGAAGGGTCGTCCTAAGAAGCAAGGACGGAGCAAGGAAACGGTGGATTTGAGGGCTCTTCTGCTTCTATGCTCACAAGCTATTTACACAAATGACAACAGGGCTGCTAATGAATTTCTAAAGCAGATTAGGGACCATTCTTCTCCCTATGGCGATGCATCGCAAAGATTGGCTCATTACTTCGCCAATGGCCTTCAGGCGCGCTTGGGCGGTGATGGAACCGGTGCGCAAATATTCTATTCCTCTCCGAGCTCCAAGAGGATCACTGCTGCTGAGTTTTTGAAAGCCTACCAAGCTCATCTATCTTGCAGCCCATTCAAAAAGTTTGCATATTTCTTTGCAAATAAGATGATCATGAAAGAAGCTGCAAAAGCAAAAACTCTCCATATCATTGATTTTGGCATCCTGTATGGTTTCCAGTGGCCAATTCTTATTAAGTTCTTATCAGAAAGAGATGGTGGACCTCCCAAGTTGAAGATCACAGGGATAGAGTTCCCTTTACCTGGCTTTCGCCCCACAGAAAGAATTGATGAGACTGGTCGTCGTCTGGCCAACTATTGCAAGCGTTTCAATGTTCCCTTTGAGTACAATGCCATAGCATCAAGGAACTGGGAAACGATTCGAGTTGAAGACCTTAAAACTGAGGCCAATGAGTTTGTTGCTGTGAACTGTATGATGAGGTTTGAGAATTTACTGGATGAGACTATTGAAGAGAACTGTCCTAGATATGCTGTTCTGCGTTTGATCAGGAAGATCAATCCAAATATTTTTACTCAGGCAATCTCTAATGGATCTTTCAATGCCCCTTTCTTTGTCACACGGTTTAGGGAGGCTTTGTTCcatttttcttctatttatgACATGTGTGACACTGTCATATCCAGGGATAACCAATGGAGAATGATGATTGAGAGAGAGTTTGTGGGTCGCGAGGCTATGAATGTGATAGCATGTGAAGGATTGGAGAGGGTTGAGAGACCTGAGACATACAAAAGGTGGCAGGTTAGGAATACAAAGGCTGGTTTCAAGCAGCTACCATTGAATGAGATTCTAATGACCAAATTTAGGACCAAGTTAAAGGAATGGTACCATAAAGACTTTGTCTTTGATGAAGACAATAACTGGATGCTTCAAGGTTGGAAAGGCCGCATTTTGTATGCTTCCACTTGTTGGGTACCGGCTGGATGA
- the LOC130740571 gene encoding scarecrow-like protein 30, producing MISMDSLLENFPGSLNGCMFGNGPVSVFSNQNPGSGLNVEDSSSPSNHSELAADSGPSAAAAVGTTSSSNGESGESSKHSNPILRYISDILMDEEDDLERKPCMLQDCLRLQAAEKSFYDVLGRSYPSSPHQVQGGFRDDNADPDDGFGGGTTSSEGYSSNTTDTSCESDLVNGAGDFESYFRQRALVDSPGNSSEVLDGVPLDPLRGTQPGALFSNGALDVIQWKVKPQVIQESVIRGSAATKGPREKRGHLMNNFSHVEEERSNKLSAVYSDDSELSEMFDEVLLCKDGKSPSFFCFNHEPSQIAGSRGSNGKTSRSKKGSKKGTSPTTTVDLWTLLTQCAQAVASYDQRNASEILKQIRDNSSPFGDGLQRLAHYVANGLETRLFAGTPKYTLLQSSSAADMLKAYKVYITASPFWRMTNFLANRTILKLVQNVSSVHIIDFGIFYGFQWPCLIQRLSERPGGPPKLRITGIDLPQPGFRPTERVEETGWRLAKYCKRFGVPFEYNFLAQKWETIRLEDLKIDMEEEVTVVNCLYRLKNLSDETVTVNCPRDAVLKLIRRVNPNIFIHGVINGTYNAPFFLTRFREALFHFSSLFDMFEATVPREDKYRLMFEEGLFGRDAVNVIACEGAERVERPETYKQWQVRNRRAGFKQLPLAPELSSRVKEMVKKEYHKDFVVDEDGKWVLQGWKGRILHAVSCWVPA from the coding sequence ATGATCTCTATGGATTCCCTTTTGGAAAATTTCCCTGGTTCCCTGAACGGATGCATGTTTGGGAACGGTCCTGTATCTGTGTTTTCAAATCAGAACCCAGGTAGTGGGTTGAATGTGGAAGATTCATCATCCCCTTCAAACCATTCAGAATTGGCTGCTGATTCTGGTccttctgctgctgctgctgttggCACAACCTCAAGCTCAAATGGGGAATCTGGAGAGAGTAGTAAGCATTCCAATCCCATTCTCAGATACATCAGTGACATCCTCATGGATGAAGAAGACGATCTGGAGCGTAAACCCTGCATGTTGCAGGATTGTTTGAGGCTCCAAGCTGCTGAAAAATCATTCTATGATGTGCTCGGTCGAAGCTATCCTTCATCGCCGCACCAAGTCCAGGGTGGTTTCCGTGATGATAACGCTGATCCAGATGATGGTTTTGGTGGGGGAACTACTAGTTCTGAGGGATATAGCAGTAACACCACTGATACTTCATGTGAGTCTGATTTGGTTAACGGTGCTGGTGATTTCGAGTCTTATTTTCGGCAAAGAGCTCTAGTTGATTCCCCAGGCAATAGCTCTGAGGTTTTGGATGGAGTACCTCTTGATCCATTGAGAGGTACACAACCTGGTGCCCTTTTTTCAAATGGAGCCTTGGATGTGATTCAATGGAAGGTTAAGCCACAGGTGATTCAAGAGAGTGTGATTCGGGGTTCTGCGGCAACCAAAGGACCAAGGGAGAAGAGAGGTCATCTTATGAATAATTTCTCACATGTGGAAGAGGAGAGAAGCAACAAGCTTTCAGCTGTTTACTCTGATGATTCGGAGCTATCAGAAATGTTTGATGAGGTGCTGCTTTGCAAGGATGGTAAAAGTccatcttttttttgttttaatcatGAACCATCACAGATTGCTGGCTCAAGAGGATCTAATGGAAAGACATCGCGTTCAAAGAAAGGTTCCAAGAAGGGGACGAGTCCAACTACAACGGTAGATTTATGGACCCTGCTAACTCAATGTGCACAGGCCGTGGCTAGCTATGACCAAAGGAATGCGAGTGAGATACTCAAGCAGATTAGGGACAACTCTTCACCTTTTGGCGATGGACTCCAGCGTTTAGCTCATTATGTTGCCAATGGGCTGGAGACGCGATTATTTGCTGGGACACCGAAGTATACACTCCTTCAGTCTTCATCTGCTGCTGATATGTTGAAAGCTTACAAAGTGTATATCACAGCATCTCCATTTTGGAGGATGACAAATTTCTTGGCCAACAGAACAATTCTAAAGCTAGTACAGAATGTGAGCAGTGTTCACATTATTGACTTTGGGATTTTCTATGGTTTCCAGTGGCCTTGCCTCATCCAACGTCTATCAGAAAGACCGGGTGGGCCACCAAAGCTTCGAATTACCGGAATTGATCTTCCTCAGCCGGGATTTAGGCCTACAGAAAGGGTCGAGGAGACGGGGTGGCGCCTTGCGAAGTACTGCAAGAGGTTTGGAGTGCCATTTGAGTACAATTTCCTTGCACAGAAATGGGAAACTATAAGACTTGAGGACCTCAAAATCGACATGGAAGAAGAAGTAACCGTGGTGAACTGTTTGTACAGATTGAAGAACCTCTCTGATGAAACTGTGACTGTGAACTGTCCAAGAGATGCTGTGTTGAAGTTGATCAGGAGGGTTAATCCAAACATCTTCATACATGGGGTAATCAATGGAACTTACAATGCACCGTTTTTTCTGACTCGGTTCAGGGAGGCACTCTTCCATTTCTCATCATTGTTTGACATGTTTGAGGCTACTGTACCGCGCGAAGATAAATATAGGTTGATGTTTGAGGAAGGGTTATTTGGACGGGATGCGGTTAATGTGATAGCGTGTGAGGGTGCAGAGAGGGTTGAAAGGCCAGAGACCTACAAGCAGTGGCAGGTTCGGAACCGCAGAGCAGGGTTCAAGCAACTTCCATTAGCGCCGGAACTCTCGAGTAGAGTGAAGGAAATGGTGAAGAAGGAATATCATAAAGATTTTGTGGTGGATGAGGATGGCAAGTGGGTTTTACAGGGATGGAAAGGGAGGATTCTTCATGCTGTTTCGTGTTGGGTTCCTGCTTAG